Proteins from a genomic interval of Candidatus Omnitrophota bacterium:
- a CDS encoding ABC transporter ATP-binding protein, giving the protein MANRDAVRKEIFRTVHLRKYYPQTQSSALHDVSLTIMKGEFVGIKGPSGSGKSTLLYILGGLIPPTSGEVYFYDQPLHGIKNKAIYRRENLGFIFQDFYLYPHFTVLENMLFPLLHHLIIPKNIIKKAEMHLEYLGLGAKKTMPVEVLSAGERQRVCIARALLHDPQCILADEPTGNLDSQNAKNILDLLQKINREYGTTILMVTHDDQVSHYAHRLVHMVDGKLNICGILNF; this is encoded by the coding sequence GTGGCGAATAGAGATGCCGTCCGGAAAGAAATTTTTCGCACGGTCCATTTGCGCAAATATTATCCGCAAACCCAATCGTCGGCCCTGCATGACGTTAGCTTAACGATCATGAAGGGGGAATTCGTCGGGATCAAAGGGCCCAGCGGCAGCGGCAAGAGCACCCTGCTTTATATTTTAGGAGGCCTAATTCCTCCGACTTCCGGTGAGGTTTATTTTTATGATCAGCCGCTTCACGGCATAAAGAACAAGGCCATATACCGCCGGGAAAATTTGGGTTTTATATTCCAGGATTTTTATCTGTATCCGCATTTCACGGTATTGGAGAACATGCTTTTCCCACTTCTGCACCATCTGATCATTCCCAAGAACATCATCAAAAAAGCGGAAATGCATCTGGAATATTTAGGCCTGGGCGCAAAGAAGACAATGCCGGTGGAAGTTCTTTCAGCCGGAGAGCGCCAGCGGGTTTGCATCGCACGGGCATTACTGCATGATCCCCAATGTATTTTGGCCGATGAGCCCACCGGAAATTTAGACAGTCAGAACGCTAAGAATATCCTCGATCTCCTGCAAAAGATCAACAGGGAGTACGGGACCACCATCCTCATGGTGACCCACGATGATCAGGTGTCCCATTACGCCCATCGCCTGGTCCACATGGTGGATGGGAAATTAAATATTTGTGGCATATTAAACTTTTAG
- a CDS encoding lysophospholipid acyltransferase family protein — translation MLRFSKKRQNQLINGSLRSVKWAMKVLPRGLIEFFVKGLFSVASLGTKRLKEICVRNLQLVYGNSKNEAQYKAIAEKYLRSIGYSMMDLLYYVDRPKELSKIVHFEHEDHLKKALESGQGVIAVSAHMSNFPLMFVSLVQKGYKVNVIIRTMRDENFSQFMYHLCGQWDIHMIQTSPRKEFLRDSLGALQRNELLFILLDEVVAKENGIQVKFLGREVTRATGPVLFLQRTGSPILPMFIAQDEQKHFKIFIEQPFKVHGEGGKQENMLKNITGLTNIIEGFVKQYPLQWGGWLNKRWALE, via the coding sequence ATGTTACGGTTTTCTAAAAAGCGTCAGAACCAATTGATCAACGGGTCTCTGCGGTCGGTCAAGTGGGCCATGAAGGTCCTGCCCAGGGGACTGATCGAGTTTTTTGTGAAAGGCCTGTTTTCCGTCGCCTCTTTAGGGACCAAAAGATTGAAGGAGATCTGCGTCAGGAATTTACAATTGGTCTATGGGAACTCCAAGAACGAGGCGCAATATAAAGCAATAGCCGAAAAATACCTTAGGTCCATCGGCTATTCCATGATGGACCTTCTTTACTATGTTGACCGGCCCAAAGAGTTGTCAAAGATCGTGCATTTTGAACATGAAGACCATTTGAAGAAGGCCCTTGAGTCAGGTCAGGGCGTTATTGCCGTATCCGCCCACATGAGCAATTTCCCTTTGATGTTCGTTTCTCTGGTCCAAAAAGGGTATAAGGTCAATGTGATCATCCGCACCATGCGCGACGAGAACTTCAGTCAATTTATGTATCATTTGTGCGGTCAATGGGACATCCATATGATCCAGACCTCCCCAAGAAAGGAATTTTTAAGAGACAGTTTGGGGGCTTTACAGCGCAATGAGCTGTTGTTCATCCTCCTGGACGAAGTGGTTGCCAAAGAAAACGGTATTCAGGTAAAATTTCTCGGCCGTGAGGTCACGAGGGCAACGGGGCCGGTCTTATTTCTTCAGCGGACGGGCTCGCCCATCCTGCCGATGTTCATCGCGCAAGACGAGCAAAAACATTTTAAGATTTTCATTGAACAGCCGTTTAAGGTCCACGGGGAAGGCGGCAAACAGGAAAATATGCTCAAGAACATTACGGGGCTGACAAATATCATTGAGGGTTTTGTTAAACAATATCCTCTGCAGTGGGGCGGTTGGCTTAATAAAAGATGGGCTTTGGAATAG
- a CDS encoding APC family permease, which yields MFSALRNLIIGRPKNPQDRRVFHSLSLIAFFAWVGLGADGLSSSSYGPEEAFLALGEHRYLGIFVAFLTAATVFLISAGYSQIIELFPGGGGGYLVASKLLNPTLGMISGCALLIDYVLTISISIASGTDALFSFLPAGLHEPKLIVATAGVILLMVMNMRGVKESVVLLTPIFLIFIFTHFFAVVHAFMTHSGQIPSMMTAGNADIANLHGQVGTFGILFLILRAYSLGAGTFTGIESVSNGMPLLREPKVATGKRTMLYMSFSLAFTVFGLMVAYLLLDVHKDPHKTLNATLFEGLTGSWPQPWGHAFVLLTLVSEAALLFVAAQAGFLSGPRVLANMAMDRWMPTSFAALSDRLVTQNGVILMGAMALATLILTKGSVKTLVILYSINVFITFCLSQAGMVRHWWQVRREQRNWWKKMLINGPGFVATTFILCAVVILKFHEGGWVTLLITGILAVFAGIIKSHYRDTIRMLKRLDPLVEIAAGIPQGQGSSAQPDPTGKTAVILVNGFNGLGLHTMMAVARYFGTSFKNYVFIQVGVVDAGNFKGAQEMERLEASVRNDLGRYVQFMRHNGYYSQSYYATGTDVTLEVEGLAKEVMAKYPDCVFFGGQLVFPHETFMTRLLHNHTVFTIQKRLYPQGIPFMVLPVRV from the coding sequence ATGTTTAGCGCGTTAAGGAACTTGATCATCGGCAGGCCGAAAAACCCGCAGGACCGGCGCGTATTCCATAGCCTGTCCCTGATCGCTTTCTTTGCCTGGGTGGGCTTGGGCGCGGACGGTTTGTCTTCCTCGTCTTATGGTCCGGAAGAAGCGTTTTTGGCTTTAGGCGAGCACAGGTATCTGGGTATTTTCGTGGCCTTTTTGACCGCCGCCACCGTCTTTTTGATCAGCGCCGGCTATTCACAGATCATCGAGCTTTTTCCAGGCGGCGGGGGCGGGTATCTGGTGGCCAGCAAATTGCTTAACCCAACGCTGGGCATGATCTCCGGATGCGCGCTTTTGATCGATTATGTTCTGACCATTTCCATTTCCATCGCCAGCGGAACGGACGCGCTGTTCAGCTTTTTGCCTGCAGGACTTCACGAGCCGAAACTCATTGTCGCCACGGCCGGCGTTATTCTGCTGATGGTCATGAACATGCGCGGGGTCAAAGAATCTGTTGTCCTCTTGACACCCATTTTCCTCATTTTTATTTTTACCCATTTTTTTGCCGTTGTCCATGCCTTCATGACCCACAGCGGACAAATTCCCTCCATGATGACGGCCGGGAACGCGGACATTGCCAATCTGCATGGTCAGGTCGGCACGTTCGGCATCCTGTTTTTGATCCTGCGCGCCTACAGCTTGGGCGCGGGAACGTTCACCGGGATTGAGTCGGTCAGCAACGGCATGCCTCTTTTAAGGGAACCCAAGGTTGCCACCGGCAAAAGGACCATGCTGTACATGTCTTTCTCGCTGGCATTCACCGTCTTCGGGTTGATGGTCGCCTATTTGCTTCTGGACGTGCACAAAGACCCGCACAAGACATTGAACGCCACGCTTTTCGAAGGATTGACCGGTTCATGGCCCCAGCCGTGGGGGCACGCGTTTGTCCTGCTGACCCTGGTATCGGAAGCTGCGCTGCTCTTCGTGGCCGCGCAAGCCGGGTTCTTAAGCGGGCCGCGGGTTTTAGCCAACATGGCCATGGACCGCTGGATGCCGACGAGTTTTGCGGCTTTGAGCGACCGGCTGGTCACCCAGAACGGGGTGATCCTGATGGGCGCCATGGCCCTGGCGACCCTGATATTGACCAAGGGATCGGTCAAGACCCTGGTCATCCTTTACAGTATCAATGTTTTTATCACTTTTTGTTTGTCGCAGGCGGGGATGGTGCGCCATTGGTGGCAGGTCCGGCGCGAGCAAAGGAACTGGTGGAAAAAAATGCTCATCAACGGCCCGGGTTTCGTGGCCACGACGTTCATCCTTTGCGCCGTCGTTATTTTGAAATTCCATGAGGGCGGATGGGTGACGCTGTTGATCACGGGCATTTTGGCGGTATTTGCCGGCATCATCAAGAGTCATTATCGGGACACGATCAGGATGCTCAAACGTTTGGACCCGCTGGTGGAGATCGCCGCGGGCATTCCCCAAGGCCAGGGTTCGTCGGCGCAGCCGGATCCCACGGGCAAGACCGCGGTGATCCTGGTCAACGGTTTTAACGGACTGGGGCTTCACACCATGATGGCGGTGGCCAGGTATTTCGGCACCTCTTTCAAGAATTACGTTTTCATCCAGGTGGGGGTGGTTGACGCCGGTAATTTCAAAGGGGCCCAGGAGATGGAGAGGCTTGAGGCCTCGGTCCGCAACGACCTCGGCCGCTATGTCCAGTTCATGCGCCATAACGGCTATTATTCGCAAAGTTATTATGCCACGGGTACGGACGTTACGCTGGAAGTGGAGGGCCTGGCCAAGGAGGTTATGGCCAAGTATCCGGACTGCGTGTTTTTCGGCGGGCAACTGGTTTTCCCGCACGAAACGTTCATGACCCGGCTTTTGCACAACCACACGGTTTTTACCATCCAGAAACGGCTGTATCCTCAAGGCATCCCGTTCATGGTCCTGCCCGTGCGGGTGTAG
- a CDS encoding DNA-directed RNA polymerase: MAFQGGGYDRGPREMHKAVCADCKKECEVPFKPREDRPVYCKECFSKHKDSGR; the protein is encoded by the coding sequence ATGGCTTTTCAAGGTGGTGGGTACGACAGAGGTCCAAGAGAGATGCACAAGGCAGTTTGCGCGGATTGCAAAAAAGAGTGTGAAGTTCCTTTCAAGCCCAGAGAAGACCGTCCGGTCTATTGCAAGGAATGTTTCTCAAAGCACAAGGACAGCGGTCGTTAA
- the murJ gene encoding murein biosynthesis integral membrane protein MurJ, protein MSNDKSQLPHAHRSLLRSGGIVASGVLASRFLGFIRDVVIAHFMGTGMLAEAFFVAQRIPNLLRGLVGEGAANAAIVPVLSEYSQKKSKAEWQELINAVMAWGVVILGGITVVGMLAAPWIVAVIAPGFTDNAAKFQLTVDLTRIMFPYLVLIALTAFQVGILYTLQSFAAPAFGPCLLNVAMILSVWAACLFSWHLAYALSVGVLVGGVLQFGAQGLALKKQGVRCVRPKTLNNEGVKKIWSLLVPRVLGSGVYQLNVFADTFCASLAAIVGAGGIAAIYYANRIVQLPLGVFGYALSSVTLPSLSKMAGEGRMEEFRSTVSFTSKKLMMVLVPSALVMVVLGKVIIHLAFQRGSFDAYSTQITSQALMFFALGLPFYGVSRIFVSAFYALQDTKTPVKIAALCLAINVVLNFVLMFPLKIGGIALASSISGLVNSWLLWTVLKKRLRHSL, encoded by the coding sequence ATGTCAAACGATAAATCACAACTTCCCCACGCACATCGATCCCTCTTAAGGTCCGGCGGCATCGTCGCGTCAGGCGTCCTGGCCTCCAGGTTTTTAGGGTTTATCCGCGATGTGGTCATCGCGCATTTTATGGGAACAGGCATGCTGGCCGAGGCGTTTTTTGTGGCCCAGCGCATCCCTAATTTATTGCGGGGCCTGGTGGGTGAGGGCGCGGCCAACGCGGCCATTGTTCCTGTTTTATCCGAATACAGCCAAAAGAAAAGCAAGGCCGAGTGGCAGGAATTGATCAACGCGGTCATGGCCTGGGGTGTTGTCATTTTAGGCGGGATCACCGTTGTTGGCATGCTCGCCGCGCCGTGGATCGTGGCGGTGATCGCGCCTGGTTTTACGGACAATGCGGCCAAATTTCAATTGACCGTGGACTTGACCCGCATCATGTTCCCGTATCTGGTCCTCATCGCGCTCACCGCGTTCCAGGTGGGCATCCTGTATACGCTGCAGTCATTTGCCGCGCCGGCGTTCGGGCCGTGTTTGCTCAACGTGGCCATGATCTTGAGCGTTTGGGCCGCGTGCCTGTTCTCCTGGCATTTGGCCTACGCGTTGTCGGTCGGGGTCCTGGTCGGAGGGGTATTGCAGTTCGGGGCGCAGGGATTGGCGTTAAAAAAACAGGGCGTGCGTTGCGTCAGGCCAAAAACATTGAATAACGAAGGGGTGAAAAAGATCTGGTCTTTGCTTGTACCGCGCGTCTTGGGGTCGGGCGTGTATCAATTGAATGTTTTTGCCGACACCTTTTGCGCGTCATTGGCAGCCATCGTCGGAGCGGGCGGCATCGCGGCCATTTATTACGCCAACCGCATCGTGCAGCTGCCTTTGGGGGTGTTCGGCTACGCGCTGTCTTCCGTGACCCTGCCGTCCCTTTCGAAAATGGCCGGTGAAGGCAGGATGGAGGAGTTCCGTTCCACCGTATCGTTCACGTCAAAGAAATTGATGATGGTTTTGGTCCCGTCGGCGCTGGTGATGGTTGTCCTGGGCAAGGTGATCATCCACCTGGCTTTTCAGCGCGGTTCATTTGACGCGTATTCCACGCAGATCACGTCCCAGGCCCTGATGTTCTTCGCGTTGGGCCTGCCGTTTTACGGCGTCTCCCGTATTTTTGTTTCCGCTTTTTACGCCCTGCAGGACACCAAAACGCCGGTGAAGATCGCGGCATTGTGCTTAGCCATCAATGTGGTGTTGAATTTTGTGTTGATGTTCCCGCTCAAGATCGGCGGCATCGCCCTGGCCAGCAGCATTTCCGGTTTGGTCAACAGTTGGCTCCTATGGACCGTCTTAAAGAAAAGATTAAGGCACTCCCTTTAA
- a CDS encoding ABC transporter permease, with translation MNIVHFIIKDIFRKKIRVFLTILGISVGICVCIMMLGVGESIKSSFQDTYSKRQIDLIIQEKDQLSILLSRVDAGIAKQIKNNPAVEDSSATLLYIHKLKDSAVPVFGWEPDSFLFDAVKITAGRRPVLDQKEAIAGQALMRSLKKENTRQIKIKGVSFDVVGEYKSTSPFEQYAAVLPLADLQTAIHEQGKASFINIKLKPADRTDAAMENITREIENSAPLVSVMRSDVFIAEKTKFIVVGEKFSFLISIITIIAVALGLANTMVTSMFEKRKFLAILLALGWQKIEIAALFVCESLVVSLIGGMIGIFLGFKGITYVFGLTSIQAFVPVLDLVLISKIVVMILVSAIFAAIVPIWITLNSNPIEVIRGE, from the coding sequence ATGAACATAGTCCATTTTATTATCAAAGATATTTTCCGGAAAAAGATACGCGTGTTTTTAACGATCCTTGGGATCAGCGTCGGTATTTGCGTGTGCATCATGATGCTGGGGGTGGGAGAAAGCATTAAGAGTTCATTTCAGGACACCTACAGCAAGCGTCAGATCGATCTGATCATTCAAGAGAAGGACCAGCTGAGTATTTTGTTAAGCAGGGTCGATGCCGGTATCGCCAAGCAAATAAAAAACAATCCAGCGGTCGAAGATTCCTCCGCGACGCTTCTTTACATCCATAAACTTAAGGATTCAGCGGTGCCGGTCTTTGGCTGGGAACCGGACAGCTTTTTATTTGATGCGGTCAAGATCACGGCGGGGCGGCGTCCGGTCCTTGATCAGAAAGAAGCCATCGCCGGACAAGCGCTCATGCGCAGCCTTAAGAAAGAAAATACCCGGCAGATAAAGATCAAGGGCGTGTCTTTTGATGTTGTCGGTGAGTACAAAAGCACGAGCCCTTTTGAACAGTATGCGGCCGTGCTCCCGCTGGCGGATCTTCAAACAGCCATCCACGAACAGGGCAAAGCGAGTTTTATTAATATCAAACTGAAGCCCGCTGATCGTACCGACGCGGCCATGGAGAATATAACCAGGGAAATAGAAAACAGCGCGCCGCTGGTTTCGGTCATGCGTTCCGATGTCTTTATCGCCGAAAAAACAAAGTTTATCGTCGTGGGCGAGAAATTCTCGTTCCTGATCAGCATCATTACCATTATCGCGGTGGCCTTAGGATTGGCCAATACGATGGTGACCTCTATGTTTGAAAAAAGGAAATTCCTGGCCATTTTGCTTGCGTTGGGCTGGCAGAAGATCGAGATCGCCGCACTATTTGTGTGTGAATCTCTGGTCGTGTCCTTGATCGGAGGCATGATAGGGATCTTTTTGGGCTTTAAAGGGATCACGTATGTCTTTGGCCTGACCAGCATCCAGGCCTTTGTCCCTGTACTGGATCTTGTTTTAATAAGTAAAATAGTGGTGATGATCCTGGTCAGCGCCATATTTGCCGCGATCGTTCCCATATGGATAACGTTAAATTCTAACCCCATTGAGGTCATCCGTGGCGAATAG
- a CDS encoding GYD domain-containing protein — MAKFLMLGKYSVQGVQGIAAERTKKVVDIIQKSGGKVNAMYALLGCHDAALVVDFPGNTDAMKASIAITKLTAIGFTTYPALPIEEFDKILG, encoded by the coding sequence ATGGCAAAATTTTTGATGTTGGGCAAGTATTCCGTGCAAGGGGTCCAAGGGATTGCGGCAGAACGCACGAAGAAAGTGGTGGATATCATTCAAAAGTCCGGCGGCAAAGTCAACGCGATGTACGCGTTATTGGGCTGCCATGACGCGGCCCTGGTCGTTGATTTTCCAGGCAATACCGATGCCATGAAGGCCTCCATTGCCATAACGAAATTGACCGCCATTGGGTTCACCACTTACCCGGCACTACCCATTGAGGAATTTGACAAGATCTTAGGATAA
- the bamD gene encoding outer membrane protein assembly factor BamD gives MIFRRQVALLLLFFFAFSPFSHAVWIWTPETGKFINPKMSVKSTPKEQLEFSRSLMESKKYPEALSEFKKLIRHYPRAKEAPEAQYYIGQIHEELNKPYEAYRAYQVVIDKYPFSERAGEIVQLQYDIGNQLLEGKNRHGKWVEVIIGGDEKVITIFRSVIKNAPYGKFAAVSQYKIGLYLQEKGLYQEARDEFEKTANDYPTSDWAKAAKFQIAMADSKRSSDVQHEQKVTNIALEGFQEFIKTHPESELTPAAKEQISRLRDKEAQNNFLIAEFYEKQKNPKAAKVYYKDIIDRYADTSWGSKALARLKTIGG, from the coding sequence ATGATATTCCGGCGCCAGGTTGCTCTGCTCCTGTTATTTTTCTTTGCTTTTTCCCCCTTCAGCCATGCCGTCTGGATCTGGACGCCCGAAACAGGCAAGTTCATCAATCCCAAAATGTCGGTCAAGTCCACTCCGAAGGAGCAGTTGGAATTTTCCCGTTCTTTGATGGAGAGCAAGAAATATCCCGAGGCGCTCTCTGAATTCAAGAAACTCATCCGTCATTATCCCCGCGCCAAGGAAGCCCCCGAGGCCCAGTATTACATCGGCCAGATCCACGAAGAATTGAATAAGCCCTATGAGGCCTATAGGGCCTATCAGGTCGTCATTGATAAATACCCTTTCAGCGAGCGCGCCGGCGAGATCGTCCAACTGCAGTACGATATCGGCAACCAGTTATTGGAAGGCAAGAACAGGCACGGTAAGTGGGTGGAGGTCATCATCGGCGGGGATGAGAAGGTCATCACCATTTTTCGTTCCGTCATCAAGAACGCGCCTTACGGGAAATTCGCCGCCGTGTCCCAATACAAGATCGGGCTGTATTTGCAGGAAAAGGGCCTTTATCAGGAGGCCCGCGATGAGTTTGAGAAGACCGCCAACGATTATCCCACCAGCGACTGGGCCAAGGCCGCGAAGTTCCAGATCGCCATGGCTGACAGCAAGCGTTCTTCCGACGTCCAGCATGAGCAGAAGGTCACGAACATCGCCCTCGAGGGTTTTCAGGAATTCATCAAAACGCATCCGGAAAGCGAATTGACCCCCGCCGCCAAGGAGCAGATCAGCCGCCTGCGCGACAAAGAGGCGCAGAACAATTTCCTGATCGCCGAGTTTTACGAGAAGCAGAAGAATCCCAAGGCCGCGAAAGTGTATTACAAGGATATCATTGACCGTTATGCCGACACGTCCTGGGGCTCCAAGGCCCTGGCGCGTCTGAAGACCATCGGGGGATAA
- a CDS encoding SDR family NAD(P)-dependent oxidoreductase yields the protein MNKTEIQACIALLEDLVAHSIELAHLSDEQRIALLKAAGQISRPDREEIRKRIRDRARLKRQKIDHHERTARARTGIRSARKDAVFTAPEQITHARAQEVSKALELINPRACYICKSEFTRLHFFYDALCPGCAQLNYSKRFQTASLKGQVALITGSRLKIGYQAALMMLRAGAHVIATTRFPVDAALRYCREKDFHQWGGRLHIYGLDLRHTPSVELFCNYVEQKYARLDLLINNAAQTVRRPPGFYAHLMANETLHFEELPPDVQPLLRPFEECKVRLIPSVRSTGSSVPTLAWNGTMPGIGLSASAKLSQVPYTHDHALPLEKVFPKGRLDADLQQVDLRQTNSWRLGLGEIPTAEMIELQLVNAIAPFVLCNKLSTMMKRENTGQKHIVNVSAMEGKFHRYTKTDRHPHTNMAKAALNMLTHTSASDLVKYGIYMNAVDTGWVTDEDPMALAMRKQENHDFQPPLDIVDGAARVCDPFFHGILTGTHWCGRFLKDYYPVDW from the coding sequence ATGAATAAAACAGAAATACAGGCATGCATCGCATTGCTTGAAGATCTGGTCGCTCACAGCATTGAGCTGGCCCATTTATCTGATGAACAAAGGATCGCCCTTCTGAAGGCGGCGGGGCAGATCTCCCGTCCGGACCGGGAGGAAATTCGAAAAAGAATAAGGGACAGGGCCCGGCTTAAACGCCAGAAGATCGATCACCATGAACGGACTGCCCGGGCCCGCACCGGCATCCGCTCTGCCCGTAAGGACGCTGTATTCACGGCCCCTGAACAGATCACGCATGCCCGCGCCCAAGAGGTATCCAAGGCCCTTGAACTGATCAATCCGCGCGCCTGCTATATCTGCAAGAGTGAGTTTACGCGGCTGCATTTCTTTTATGACGCGCTGTGTCCGGGCTGCGCGCAGTTGAACTACTCCAAACGCTTTCAGACGGCTTCTCTTAAAGGCCAGGTCGCGTTGATCACGGGGTCGCGCTTGAAGATCGGCTATCAGGCGGCGCTGATGATGTTGCGCGCCGGGGCCCACGTGATCGCCACCACGCGATTCCCGGTGGATGCAGCACTTCGCTATTGCCGTGAAAAAGATTTCCACCAGTGGGGCGGGCGCCTGCATATTTATGGATTAGACCTGCGGCATACGCCCAGCGTGGAACTTTTCTGTAACTATGTGGAACAAAAATATGCCCGCCTGGACCTGCTGATCAATAACGCGGCGCAAACGGTCCGCAGGCCGCCGGGTTTTTACGCGCATCTCATGGCGAATGAAACCCTCCATTTTGAAGAATTGCCCCCGGACGTTCAGCCGCTGCTTCGTCCTTTTGAGGAATGTAAAGTCAGGTTGATACCGAGCGTCCGATCCACAGGATCATCGGTGCCCACACTCGCCTGGAATGGAACAATGCCCGGCATCGGGCTAAGCGCGTCAGCCAAGCTTTCCCAGGTCCCGTATACGCACGACCATGCCCTGCCGCTGGAAAAAGTTTTTCCTAAAGGACGGTTGGACGCGGACCTGCAGCAGGTGGACCTGCGGCAAACCAACAGCTGGCGGCTGGGACTGGGGGAGATCCCCACCGCGGAGATGATCGAACTCCAGCTGGTCAATGCCATAGCGCCTTTTGTTTTGTGCAATAAATTGTCAACCATGATGAAGCGCGAGAATACCGGGCAAAAACATATTGTGAACGTATCCGCCATGGAAGGAAAGTTCCACCGCTATACAAAAACAGACCGTCATCCGCACACCAATATGGCTAAAGCGGCTTTGAATATGCTGACCCATACGTCGGCCAGCGATCTGGTCAAATACGGGATCTACATGAATGCCGTGGACACCGGATGGGTCACTGACGAAGACCCCATGGCTTTAGCCATGCGCAAACAGGAGAACCATGATTTTCAGCCCCCTTTGGACATCGTGGATGGAGCGGCCCGGGTCTGCGACCCGTTCTTTCACGGCATTCTGACGGGGACGCATTGGTGCGGCAGGTTTCTCAAGGATTATTATCCGGTTGACTGGTGA
- the rpsT gene encoding 30S ribosomal protein S20 — MPQRRTAVKDLRKNRTRHMRNLDIKTDLKKTVKKFLSAVKDKKSETQELLKVLYRKMDKAAKRNILHKKTAARRKSRFAKLLVK, encoded by the coding sequence ATGCCGCAACGCAGAACAGCCGTCAAAGACCTACGCAAGAACCGCACCCGTCACATGCGTAATCTTGACATCAAGACCGACCTTAAAAAAACGGTCAAGAAATTCCTTTCCGCCGTTAAAGACAAAAAGTCCGAAACCCAGGAACTTTTGAAGGTCCTCTACCGGAAAATGGACAAGGCCGCCAAACGCAACATCCTGCACAAAAAGACCGCGGCGCGCCGCAAATCCCGTTTTGCCAAACTCCTAGTAAAATAA
- the lptE gene encoding LPS assembly lipoprotein LptE: MHRLLRVFWPVFFIFAGCGYTTGSLLPANYRTIYVEPFKNKVQYISDITRALYVPLLETKVRTAVVNRFQFDGHLKIKDSERADLVLKGDLIEFNREELQMTDAQEVQEYRIRITMALTMMDVATGEAFWSEPSFAGEATYFTTGAQARSESAALDDALTDLSRRVVERTIENW, encoded by the coding sequence ATGCACCGTTTGTTACGCGTCTTTTGGCCTGTTTTTTTTATCTTCGCCGGCTGTGGCTACACCACAGGGTCTTTGCTTCCTGCCAATTACCGCACCATTTACGTCGAGCCGTTCAAGAACAAGGTCCAATATATCAGCGACATCACGCGCGCGCTGTATGTGCCTTTGCTGGAGACCAAGGTGCGCACGGCCGTTGTCAACCGCTTCCAGTTCGACGGGCATTTGAAGATCAAGGATTCCGAACGCGCTGATCTTGTCCTGAAAGGCGACCTGATCGAGTTCAACCGCGAGGAATTGCAGATGACCGACGCCCAGGAGGTGCAGGAATACCGCATCCGCATCACCATGGCGCTGACCATGATGGACGTCGCGACCGGTGAGGCCTTCTGGTCGGAACCGTCGTTCGCCGGCGAGGCCACGTATTTCACGACAGGCGCCCAGGCCAGGTCTGAAAGCGCCGCGCTGGATGATGCCCTGACCGACCTTTCCCGCCGCGTGGTGGAACGCACCATTGAAAACTGGTAA